From one Sulfurimonas sp. HSL-3221 genomic stretch:
- a CDS encoding DUF2628 domain-containing protein, giving the protein MENQPYMDVATVEEVPTESKEEHAPGIHYDDAMLGAFVQKPEKFAWYKRTFAKFNRNGVDGFAWSWSWWAFFVTFWFLLYRKAYLAAIGYFGAALLFSFLSLGLIGTLIFMIIAGGTAPYFVYKNYRDLQRRAEAVSTDTEVRIATMRQLGGYHTWVVVVAAIINTLLLIGVLLGFVALGVVLTSTSQG; this is encoded by the coding sequence ATGGAAAATCAACCGTATATGGACGTGGCAACCGTCGAAGAAGTGCCGACGGAATCTAAAGAGGAGCATGCCCCCGGCATCCACTACGATGATGCGATGCTGGGTGCCTTCGTCCAGAAGCCGGAGAAGTTCGCCTGGTACAAGCGTACCTTCGCCAAGTTCAACCGGAACGGCGTAGACGGTTTCGCCTGGAGCTGGTCCTGGTGGGCCTTCTTCGTGACGTTCTGGTTTCTGCTCTACCGCAAAGCTTATCTTGCGGCCATCGGCTATTTCGGTGCGGCGCTGCTCTTTTCATTCCTGTCACTCGGGCTTATTGGCACACTGATCTTCATGATCATTGCGGGGGGAACTGCTCCCTATTTTGTCTACAAAAACTACCGCGATCTGCAGCGCAGGGCTGAAGCCGTTTCGACGGATACCGAGGTGCGCATCGCGACGATGAGACAGCTCGGCGGCTACCATACCTGGGTTGTCGTCGTCGCTGCAATCATCAATACCCTTTTGCTGATCGGCGTCTTGCTGGGATTCGTGGCCCTCGGCGTCGTACTGA